In the genome of Candidatus Zixiibacteriota bacterium, one region contains:
- the mtaB gene encoding tRNA (N(6)-L-threonylcarbamoyladenosine(37)-C(2))-methylthiotransferase MtaB, whose protein sequence is MVKPLRGELSAFPTVIASFGFRCLQPQSSGDVLLIRSQVIRCQELFSEKCFVYATAQPIIYILFMQRTATKKISLTTLGCRLNQYETEKMAAKIYPFGFVRAKEDKKADLYLINTCTVTHRADSSSRQAISKAARQNPEAKIVVAGCYVDKDPATVAGFNGVDVIIRNSEKTNIANILTGSLPDLFTAEPDKNCSTAVADFTGHNRAWLKVSDGCNQWCSFCIIPQVRGRLANRGPADIIDEVRGLVAHGFREIVLTGINVGHYSYRTGEPSINNLAELVQLILDETAIERLRISSIEPQTVREDLVRLYAAGDNRLCRHWHLPLQSGSSRMLRLMRRPYDQAAYIKRATAIKESRPNTIIGADVIVGFPGETDKDFAKTCKVAESGLIDYLHVFSYSDRSGTHSFDLLNKISPDIIKERNAILTRLSSRLRAQANQRQIGQTLSVIAEDKTQISGGQFGVADNYIRVAMPIGRHWGREIVSMRIRSAHDDHVEGELIG, encoded by the coding sequence ATGGTCAAACCTCTCCGAGGCGAGCTTTCAGCATTCCCTACGGTCATTGCTTCCTTCGGTTTTAGATGCCTTCAGCCGCAATCCTCTGGTGATGTACTATTGATACGCAGCCAAGTTATTAGATGTCAAGAGCTATTTTCCGAGAAGTGTTTTGTCTATGCGACCGCACAGCCTATAATATATATTTTGTTCATGCAGAGGACCGCGACAAAGAAAATCTCGCTTACCACACTCGGGTGTCGGCTTAATCAGTACGAGACTGAAAAGATGGCGGCTAAGATTTATCCATTCGGGTTTGTCCGCGCTAAAGAGGACAAAAAAGCCGACCTGTATCTTATAAACACGTGTACTGTGACTCACCGCGCCGATTCGAGTTCACGTCAGGCAATAAGCAAAGCCGCGCGCCAGAATCCCGAGGCGAAAATTGTGGTGGCGGGTTGTTATGTCGACAAAGACCCGGCAACGGTCGCAGGGTTTAACGGTGTCGATGTCATAATCCGCAACAGCGAGAAAACAAATATTGCCAATATTTTGACGGGCTCACTGCCCGATCTGTTTACCGCGGAGCCTGACAAGAACTGCTCGACCGCTGTCGCGGATTTCACTGGTCATAACCGGGCTTGGTTGAAAGTTTCCGATGGCTGTAACCAGTGGTGCTCGTTTTGTATTATTCCCCAAGTGCGCGGACGGCTCGCAAATCGAGGACCTGCTGATATTATCGATGAAGTTCGAGGGTTGGTCGCGCATGGTTTTCGGGAAATAGTTTTGACCGGAATAAATGTCGGCCATTATTCATACCGTACAGGTGAGCCTTCTATAAACAATCTCGCGGAACTTGTTCAGTTGATTCTCGATGAGACGGCTATTGAAAGACTGAGGATTTCTTCGATTGAGCCGCAGACAGTGCGCGAGGATTTGGTTCGGCTCTATGCCGCAGGCGACAATCGCCTTTGCCGCCATTGGCATCTGCCGCTTCAATCCGGGTCATCGCGGATGCTGAGACTGATGCGAAGACCGTATGACCAAGCGGCCTATATTAAACGCGCGACTGCAATCAAGGAATCACGTCCCAACACTATTATTGGCGCGGATGTCATTGTAGGATTTCCGGGTGAAACCGACAAGGATTTTGCGAAGACATGCAAAGTAGCAGAGTCTGGTTTGATCGATTACCTACATGTCTTCAGCTACTCCGACCGTTCCGGCACACACTCGTTTGACCTGCTCAACAAGATTTCGCCGGATATCATAAAAGAACGCAACGCAATCCTCACCCGCCTGTCATCGAGACTTCGCGCCCAGGCAAATCAGAGACAGATCGGCCAGACGCTTAGCGTTATCGCAGAGGACAAGACTCAAATCAGCGGCGGCCAGTTCGGAGTGGCTGACAATTATATCAGAGTTGCCATGCCCATCGGCCGTCACTGGGGGCGGGAGATCGTTTCTATGCGAATCAGATCGGCACATGACGATCATGTCGAAGGGGAACTGATCGGCTGA